The following proteins come from a genomic window of Pyxidicoccus sp. MSG2:
- a CDS encoding FAD-dependent monooxygenase: MSIVTGSTPRHILIAGAGIGGLTLAWALRRAGHTVTVFERADALRWVGAGIIVQMNAAVALRRIGLSDAVAAAGASPTDSAILRPSGAAITRLPIQRLQQELGIPMTCLHRARLQGVLLEHAGAEHVRLGLAVTGFRTDDHQVTVTLSDGSTVTGDVLVGADGLRSAVRSGLLGDAPLRYSGYTSWRGISPEVPGARPGHVSETWGRGARFGVVPIGFGQVYWYATLNAPPGGHDAPGTTRARLQEVFGGWHAPIADLLASTPEDAIVRTDIHDRPPLHRWSHGRVTLLGDAAHPMTPNLGQGGCQAIEDAVVLSECLSTEADVTRALVTYEQRRRERANQLVLRSWRLGQLAQMESPTGRFLRDSLFRLVPAGLAARGVRDLVRSAG; this comes from the coding sequence ATGTCAATTGTCACGGGCTCCACTCCCAGGCACATCCTCATCGCCGGTGCCGGAATCGGTGGCCTCACGCTGGCCTGGGCGCTCCGCCGCGCGGGCCACACCGTCACCGTCTTCGAGCGCGCGGACGCGCTGCGCTGGGTGGGTGCGGGCATCATCGTCCAGATGAACGCCGCCGTGGCCCTGCGCCGCATCGGCCTCTCCGACGCCGTGGCCGCGGCCGGTGCCAGTCCCACCGACAGCGCCATCCTCCGGCCCTCGGGAGCGGCCATCACCCGGCTCCCCATCCAGCGACTCCAGCAGGAACTGGGCATCCCCATGACCTGCCTCCACCGCGCCCGGCTTCAGGGCGTCCTCCTGGAGCACGCTGGTGCCGAGCACGTCCGGCTCGGGCTCGCGGTGACGGGCTTCCGGACCGACGACCACCAGGTGACGGTGACGCTGTCGGACGGGAGCACCGTGACGGGCGACGTCCTCGTGGGCGCGGATGGCCTGCGCTCCGCCGTGCGCAGCGGGCTGCTCGGCGACGCGCCCCTGCGGTACTCCGGTTACACGAGCTGGCGCGGAATCTCCCCCGAGGTCCCCGGCGCGCGCCCGGGCCACGTCTCGGAGACCTGGGGCCGTGGCGCGCGCTTCGGCGTCGTCCCCATCGGCTTCGGGCAGGTGTACTGGTACGCCACGCTCAACGCGCCCCCCGGTGGCCACGACGCTCCCGGCACGACGCGCGCCCGGCTCCAGGAAGTCTTCGGAGGCTGGCACGCCCCCATCGCAGACCTCCTGGCCTCCACGCCGGAGGACGCCATCGTCCGCACCGACATCCACGACCGGCCCCCGCTGCATCGCTGGAGCCACGGCCGGGTGACGCTGCTCGGTGACGCCGCGCACCCGATGACGCCCAACCTGGGGCAGGGCGGGTGTCAGGCCATTGAGGACGCAGTGGTGCTCTCGGAGTGTCTGTCCACCGAAGCCGACGTGACGCGCGCCCTCGTCACCTACGAGCAGCGCCGCCGCGAGCGCGCCAACCAGCTCGTGCTCCGCTCGTGGCGACTGGGACAGCTTGCGCAGATGGAGAGCCCCACCGGCCGCTTCCTGCGCGACTCACTCTTCCGGCTCGTGCCGGCAGGGCTCGCCGCGCGGGGCGTGCGGGACCTGGTGCGCTCCGCCGGGTGA